From Primulina huaijiensis isolate GDHJ02 chromosome 15, ASM1229523v2, whole genome shotgun sequence, one genomic window encodes:
- the LOC140958391 gene encoding uncharacterized protein yields the protein MEVIHPIKVAIPTITRPRPNLIHSQRLRVPLSVSCSQSNSKSESLQAEEGSLLKSDWRAFRARLVASERTLTAPKCPSPLSDPFTPVDQPDPVEGKWAHPISEVEKGCLLIATEKLDTNHIYKRTVILVLSAGPTGLTGLILNRPSFMSIKEMKSWVSNISGPVPDGPLHFGGPLFEGLFLVNGKQKQSGVLDEVMKGLYYGTMESLDCLIETKRKLGEVGDFRFFDGYCAWETEELREEIRAGYWAVAACSPSVIGQSCAGNVGLWEEVNELMGHRKVC from the exons ATGGAAGTTATTCACCCAATCAAGGTAGCGATTCCTACGATTACAAGGCCTAGACCTAATTTGATTCATTCTCAGAGACTCAGAGTTCCACTCTCCGTATCAT GCTCCCAGTCAAATTCGAAATCAGAATCGCTCCAAGCTGAAGAAGGGTCACTTCTCAAATCCGACTGGCGTGCATTTAGAGCAAGATTAGTCGCCAGCGAACGGACCCTAACAGCACCGAAATGCCCTTCTCCGCTGTCGGATCCTTTCACTCCGGTGGATCAACCAGACCCGGTCGAGGGAAAATGGGCACACCCCATATCCGAGGTCGAGAAAGGCTGCTTACTGATTGCCACAGAGAAGCTCGACACAAACCACATATACAAAAGAACCGTCATCTTGGTGCTATCAGCCGGCCCAACAGGCCTGACGGGCCTCATACTCAACAGGCCATCATTCATGTCCATCAAGGAGATGAAATCGTGGGTCTCTAATATATCCGGACCGGTTCCGGACGGGCCTCTTCACTTTGGGGGCCCGTTGTTTGAGGGGCTTTTCTTGGTTAACGGCAAACAGAAGCAAAGTGGGGTTTTGGATGAAGTAATGAAGGGATTGTATTATGGGACAATGGAAAGTTTGGATTGTTTGATTGAAACGAAAAGGAAGTTGGGTGAAGTTGGGGATTTTAGGTTCTTTGATGGGTATTGTGCTTGGGAGACTGAAGAGTTGAGGGAGGAGATTAGGGCTGGTTATTGGGCCGTGGCTGCTTGCAGCCCAAGCGTTATTGGGCAGAGTTGTGCTGGCAATGTTGGTCTTTGGGAGGAAGTTAATGAGCTAATGGGCCATAGAAAAGTTTGCTAG
- the LOC140958186 gene encoding cyclin-dependent kinase C-2 C-like, with amino-acid sequence MGCVSSKNIKADSPEFVDSASVIAVVGAAVPSHRPGRLSSSGPLHVKPGFGPLEKIKEEPEEEEEEDEEEEEEDDDEDEDEDLVTDNVGEDEESGNKRHGFLDSSGNLKALSKGSSEKKVVFSIKFGRLIEGEHVAAGWPAWLSAVAGEAIEGWLPLKSKKFERFEKIGQGTYSSVYRARDVETGKIFALKKVRFDNFQPESVRFMAREITILRKLDHPNIIKLEGVITSRLSCSIYLVFEYMEHDLSGLLSCPDIKFSDSQIKCYMKQLLSGLEHCHSRAVMHRDVKVSNILVNNEGILKIADFGLANFLRSKNKQPLTSRVVTLWYRPPELLLGSTSYGESVDLWSVGCVFAELFLGRPLFKGRNEVEQLHKIFKLCGSPPDEYWKTSRLPLAPMFKPQHPYESTLRERCKEFPKSAVRLVETFLSIEPYKRGTATSALDSVYFNTKPHACDPSSLPKFPPNKEIDAKLREEARRKKTGTTARISAGSRNSRRVRKTLQEPSDFCRVVPTEEVETNMHGARGSHGGSTNIHRRRGGIDPRMSMNVSYDTKSEALSEASQMTHQSQGSSIRSVPVEVTGSNDFTWGARQKQQDVFKRLHSHHTSSRSQKSNALEPSSVLYAHDYLESDILDTNEFSRKVHSDAAGRLPLNSKRVQIHQHRDSFDPYDSCDPQELSLDYNHNKKKKGRIGYSGPLIHQSQEIDSIQNSQNRQTLHRSRFYKDF; translated from the exons ATGGGTTGCGTTAGCTCCAAGAATATAAAGGCCGATTCTCCTGAATTTGTTGATTCCGCCTCTGTCATCGCCGTAGTTGGAGCGGCTGTCCCGAGTCATAGGCCGGGACGGTTGAGTTCTTCTGGACCTTTACATGTCAAACCAGGATTTGGGCCTTTGGAGAAGATAAAGGAGGAGCCCGAggaggaggaagaagaagacgaggaggaggaggaggaggatgaTGATGAGGACGAGGATGAGGACTTGGTGACGGATAACGTGGGGGAGGATGAAGAATCTGGGAACAAAAGACACGGTTTTCTGGATTCCTCTGGAAATTTGAAGGCATTAAGTAAAGGGTCCTCTGAAAAAAAAGTTGTTTTTAGCATTAAATTCGGAAGGTTGATAGAAGGCGAGCACGTGGCTGCTGGATGGCCGGCATGGCTCTCGGCTGTGGCTGGTGAAGCCATTGAAGGATGGCTTCCTTTGAAATCGAAGAAATTCGAAAGATTTGAAAAG ATTGGACAAGGTACATACAGCAGTGTTTACCGAGCTCGTGATGTGGAGACTGGTAAAATCTTCGCTCTTAAGAAAGTACGGTTCGACAATTTTCAACCTGAGAGTGTGAGATTCATGGCTCGAGAAATTACGATTCTACGCAAGCTTGATCATCCAAATATCATTAAGCTTGAGGGTGTCATTACTTCCCGGTTATCCTGTAGTATATATCTTGTTTTCGAATATATGGAACACGACCTTTCTGGCCTGCTGTCATGCCCTGACATAAAATTCTCTGATTCACAG ATTAAGTGCTACATGAAACAACTGTTGAGTGGATTGGAGCATTGTCATTCTCGAGCAGTGATGCATCGCGATGTTAAAGTATCCAATATCTTGGTAAACAATGAAGGCATTCTGAAGATTGCTGATTTTGGTCTGGCAAATTTTCTGAGATCGAAAAACAAGCAACCCTTGACTAGTCGGGTGGTGACTCTATGGTACCGCCCACCTGAACTGCTTTTGGGCTCAACGAGTTACGGGGAATCAGTTGATCTGTGGAGCGTAGGCTGTGTTTTTGCTGAGCTTTTTCTTGGAAGGCCTCTCTTTAAGGGCAGGAATGAG GTTGAGCAATTGCATAAAATCTTCAAACTTTGCGGTTCTCCACCGGATGAGTACTGGAAAACATCAAGACTTCCTCTTGCACCGATGTTTAAACCCCAGCATCCTTATGAAAGTACACTTCGAGAAAGATGTAAAGAATTTCCAAAGAGTGCAGTTAGACTTGTAGAGACATTTCTTTCAATTGAACCTTACAAGCGTGGAACTGCTACCTCTGCTCTTGATTCGGTG TATTTCAATACAAAACCTCATGCATGTGATCCATCAAGCCTGCCTAAGTTCCCACCAAACAAGGAGATTGATGCAAAACTCCGTGAAGAAGCACGAAG GAAGAAGACGGGTACCACTGCACGAATCTCAGCTGGttcaagaaattcaagaagGGTCCGCAAAACTCTGCAAGAACCAAGTGATTTCTGCAGAGTTGTTCCGACAGAG GAGGTTGAGACCAACATGCATGGTGCTCGTGGAAGCCACGGTGGCAGCACAAATATACATCGTAGAAGAGGTGGAATCGATCCTAGGATGTCAATGAACGTATCCTATGATACAAAATCAGAGGCCTTGTCTGAAGCTTCTCAGATGACACATCAATCTCAAGGATCCAGCATCCGTTCTGTACCTGTTGAAGTGACAGGATCCAATGATTTCACATGGGGCGCTAGGCAAAAGCAGCAGGATGTATTTAAAAGATTACATAGCCATCATACCAGTTCAAGAAGTCAAAAGTCCAACGCGTTAGAGCCATCCAGTGTACTTTACGCGCACGATTATTTGGAATCAGATATACTAGATACCAAtgaattttcaagaaaagttCACAGTGATGCAGCAGGAAGGCTTCCATTGAATAGCAAAAGAGTGCAAATTCATCAGCATCGCGATTCCTTTGACCCATATGATAGCTGTGACCCACAGGAATTATCATTG GACTATAATCATAACAAGAAGAAGAAAGGCAGGATTGGATATTCAGGGCCTTTGATTCATCAGTCTCAAGAGATAGATTCAATACAGAATAGCCAAAATCGACAAACTCTTCATAGATCCCGGTTTTACAAAG ATTTctga